The following coding sequences lie in one Fusibacter sp. A1 genomic window:
- a CDS encoding MarR family winged helix-turn-helix transcriptional regulator, which produces MNQYDDLIVDVEKDLRSICVKVKNKGREILSEFDITTPQFNALLYLVFDGEMTLGELSSKMYLACSTITDLLDRMEKSQLVKRYKDEKDKRVYRVKVLEKGNDLIEQVLHHRRKYITDNLKKLNEEERESLAKSIAILNELLVI; this is translated from the coding sequence ATGAATCAATACGATGATCTGATTGTAGATGTGGAAAAAGACCTGCGCTCTATCTGCGTCAAGGTTAAAAACAAAGGGCGTGAAATTCTTTCGGAGTTCGATATAACGACACCTCAGTTTAACGCGCTGCTGTATTTGGTGTTTGATGGTGAAATGACTCTTGGTGAGTTGAGCTCAAAAATGTATCTGGCCTGTTCCACCATCACGGATTTACTCGATCGAATGGAAAAATCGCAGCTGGTTAAACGATATAAGGATGAAAAAGACAAACGTGTCTACCGTGTGAAGGTGCTTGAAAAGGGAAATGACCTGATTGAGCAAGTGCTTCACCATCGTAGGAAGTATATTACCGACAACTTAAAAAAACTAAATGAAGAAGAACGTGAGTCGTTAGCCAAAAGTATAGCGATATTGAACGAATTGTTGGTAATCTAA
- a CDS encoding M23 family metallopeptidase gives MNYFKLIRDRLNKKVTIMIIPTAEGEIKQVRLLKSLMVAAVFLMVSIGLFLTTSSVLLLRNNQTLANENTDYSDAIVYKDDAIAALSGITSQQETEISQLSHQVTVSADYFNNKLKEIAVLEGELNQLIGMFNQRTDLEVKTPVSRSGNFSNDVTQEVSVLDDLSNWEGEDVLSDQIAEQISAYSALAGELENTLDFLDAKPTLMPVNGIITSKFGNRRDPITRRIAFHKGIDIANSTGTSIHAAGSGVVTFAGWSGTYGRVIVISHGYGYESVYAHNSKISVKVGDQVTKGDVIGKVGSSGKSTGPHTHFEVHFEGVQIDPLTVLNK, from the coding sequence GTGAACTATTTCAAATTGATCAGAGATCGTCTGAACAAGAAAGTGACGATTATGATCATACCTACCGCAGAAGGTGAAATAAAGCAAGTAAGATTGCTTAAATCCCTAATGGTCGCAGCCGTATTCCTTATGGTATCGATTGGTCTATTCTTGACGACTTCCAGCGTTTTACTACTGAGAAATAATCAGACCCTAGCCAATGAAAACACAGATTATAGTGATGCGATCGTCTACAAGGACGACGCGATCGCCGCACTTTCCGGCATCACCTCACAGCAAGAGACAGAGATTTCGCAGTTGTCACATCAGGTCACCGTTTCTGCGGACTATTTCAATAATAAGCTAAAAGAAATCGCTGTGCTTGAGGGTGAACTGAATCAACTGATCGGCATGTTCAACCAGCGTACCGACTTGGAAGTAAAAACACCAGTCAGCCGTTCTGGCAACTTTTCTAACGATGTGACACAGGAAGTTTCCGTTTTGGATGACCTGTCGAACTGGGAGGGCGAAGATGTCCTATCCGATCAGATCGCTGAACAGATCAGCGCCTATTCAGCACTTGCAGGCGAGCTTGAAAACACACTGGATTTCTTAGATGCAAAACCTACTTTGATGCCTGTAAATGGCATTATCACCTCTAAGTTCGGAAACAGGCGCGATCCCATCACTAGAAGGATCGCATTCCACAAGGGTATCGACATCGCAAACAGCACGGGAACCTCGATACACGCCGCTGGCTCTGGTGTCGTGACCTTCGCAGGCTGGAGCGGAACTTACGGTAGAGTGATCGTCATTTCACACGGATACGGTTACGAGTCGGTCTATGCCCACAATAGCAAGATTTCAGTAAAAGTCGGCGATCAGGTCACAAAAGGTGATGTCATCGGCAAAGTCGGTTCCTCAGGAAAAAGCACAGGACCACATACGCATTTCGAAGTTCATTTCGAAGGCGTTCAAATAGATCCATTGACAGTACTCAATAAGTAA
- a CDS encoding polymer-forming cytoskeletal protein, giving the protein MFPRKDQTAKLFDIIVGKNSTIEGKITSEGSVRIDGQLTGDVISKGDVLIGPDAKTTGHIEAINVEISGEVEGNVTASGAFRIYETGMLFGDIKVSSFAIDEGGVFEGLCHINTQGVKSPARRKPVDNSLGLKNKDSEKQNDMDKNNKDAQNIKSVK; this is encoded by the coding sequence ATGTTTCCAAGGAAAGATCAGACAGCTAAACTCTTCGACATCATCGTCGGCAAAAATTCAACAATCGAAGGTAAAATCACATCAGAAGGCTCTGTAAGGATCGACGGTCAACTGACAGGCGATGTTATCAGCAAAGGTGATGTTCTTATCGGACCGGATGCAAAGACAACCGGACATATCGAAGCGATCAATGTCGAGATTTCAGGCGAGGTTGAAGGCAATGTGACTGCGTCAGGCGCTTTTAGAATTTACGAAACGGGAATGCTGTTTGGCGATATAAAAGTATCAAGCTTTGCGATCGACGAGGGCGGTGTCTTCGAAGGCTTATGCCATATCAATACGCAAGGTGTCAAGTCACCTGCTAGAAGGAAACCTGTTGACAATTCCCTAGGACTTAAAAACAAGGATTCAGAAAAGCAAAACGACATGGATAAGAATAATAAGGACGCTCAAAACATCAAGAGCGTAAAATAA
- a CDS encoding S1 RNA-binding domain-containing protein, translating to MERNELELEQPVVEKEEVEVEDVEEEIEETMEDFMDQINDSFKDLRRGDLVDARIIQVLGDSIITDISYVQDGVVYEQELVKKASEYKENETLKLIIIDFSKEGQVVLSETKAQRQFGQAILEDAVANNSTFEGEILKTAKGGFRISVSGVEGYLPFSLYQSRYLENPEELVGTKTLLKVEKNDNRGYVFTRLPIEKEIYDKVKRDFYQAHQKGDVVEGRLEGFNRGGVVVNVDGMRGFIPRSEVSYSRETKAEDLISEGDVLKLVIRELSERDEKLILSLKDLIEDPWSRIDEEVAVGDVFEVYPNGENQNFYFYELVEGIQGSLFKKDLPVEVKGTENAHVLEVVSIDKERKRIELSYYFEVDAYEEEEADEENSNSIGNLFGDALKGLKFD from the coding sequence ATGGAACGCAATGAACTAGAGCTCGAACAGCCAGTGGTGGAAAAAGAAGAAGTTGAAGTTGAAGACGTCGAAGAAGAAATTGAAGAGACCATGGAAGATTTTATGGATCAGATCAATGATTCCTTCAAGGATTTGAGACGAGGCGACTTAGTGGATGCAAGAATCATCCAGGTGCTAGGTGACAGCATAATAACGGATATCAGCTATGTTCAGGACGGGGTAGTCTATGAACAGGAGCTTGTTAAAAAAGCGAGTGAGTATAAAGAGAACGAAACGCTTAAGCTGATCATCATCGATTTTTCGAAAGAGGGTCAGGTCGTACTTTCTGAAACGAAGGCGCAAAGACAGTTCGGACAGGCCATACTTGAAGACGCGGTGGCAAACAACAGTACGTTTGAAGGTGAGATACTTAAGACGGCGAAAGGCGGATTCAGAATTTCAGTCAGCGGCGTCGAAGGGTATCTTCCGTTTTCGCTTTATCAGTCTAGATATCTTGAAAATCCTGAAGAGCTAGTAGGTACAAAAACTTTATTGAAGGTTGAAAAAAACGATAACAGAGGCTATGTGTTCACAAGGCTTCCTATAGAAAAAGAAATCTATGACAAAGTAAAAAGAGACTTCTATCAGGCGCATCAGAAGGGCGATGTCGTCGAGGGAAGGCTCGAAGGATTCAACCGCGGCGGAGTTGTCGTGAATGTCGATGGCATGAGAGGTTTCATACCTCGTTCAGAAGTCAGCTACTCAAGAGAGACAAAGGCCGAGGACCTGATCAGTGAAGGCGATGTGCTCAAACTTGTCATCAGGGAGCTTAGCGAAAGAGATGAAAAACTCATCCTGAGCCTTAAGGACCTGATTGAGGACCCATGGTCTAGGATTGATGAAGAAGTCGCTGTGGGAGATGTCTTTGAGGTGTATCCGAACGGTGAAAATCAGAATTTCTATTTCTATGAGCTCGTAGAAGGTATCCAGGGTTCATTGTTTAAAAAGGATCTACCTGTAGAGGTGAAAGGCACAGAAAATGCACATGTGCTTGAAGTGGTTTCTATCGATAAGGAAAGAAAACGAATTGAACTTTCCTATTACTTTGAAGTGGATGCCTACGAAGAGGAAGAGGCTGATGAAGAAAACTCCAACAGTATCGGCAACCTATTCGGCGATGCGCTAAAAGGACTTAAGTTCGACTGA
- a CDS encoding FAD-dependent thymidylate synthase, whose amino-acid sequence MREYSNLMTNRDKDVFIPLVPSVLGAMLMSKVSRQKEGFRDDLIHMVEGDLINLPDENYYEQFKNSVVVANGFMEKWGVNYGHSSIKELDTLQMCIENKSRWFTEVLETVQPYKFMSYIEYSLRYNPPKDYYVPKELDAYPELKKSYISFCDDTFKSYEALNQLFLELFEKRYPELKQGERAIKAFENARNVLPLSTLANMGMQSNLRAFCSALSEMTAYEEINSEIFNTAEAMKEEAEKVSVGMVRHVDASAYQKSYVKAYYKREEILEPYKVYRTPVVSVQEELVGDLSTIERVGDLSLMTRFDELPNTFRGIGKHISILMSEGAHHQFIRHRAFDLHTKMPDVRYGILLPEEVVKSGNETITDKITDEIERVYKASCLVYESMCAQGLDALAPYAVINCNMRRVDFFGNVYGLAHFLTLRKEKHAQDEIRTVANRIHEAFKDVEDRFEGLKFDKNEE is encoded by the coding sequence ATGCGCGAGTATAGCAATCTGATGACAAATAGAGATAAAGATGTGTTTATCCCCCTCGTCCCAAGTGTTCTTGGCGCCATGCTGATGAGCAAGGTGTCGAGGCAGAAGGAAGGGTTTAGGGATGATCTGATCCATATGGTGGAAGGTGATTTGATCAATCTTCCGGATGAGAATTATTATGAGCAGTTTAAGAATTCCGTGGTTGTAGCTAACGGATTCATGGAGAAGTGGGGCGTAAATTATGGCCATTCATCCATCAAGGAGCTAGATACGCTTCAAATGTGCATCGAAAACAAGTCGAGATGGTTCACAGAAGTCCTGGAGACCGTTCAGCCCTATAAGTTTATGAGTTACATAGAGTATAGCCTAAGGTATAATCCCCCAAAAGACTACTATGTTCCAAAAGAACTCGACGCATATCCTGAACTTAAGAAGTCCTACATCAGCTTTTGCGATGATACATTCAAAAGCTATGAGGCACTCAATCAACTCTTTCTAGAGCTCTTTGAGAAAAGATATCCAGAACTTAAGCAAGGTGAAAGGGCTATAAAGGCCTTTGAAAACGCACGTAACGTTCTACCGCTTTCGACGCTCGCCAATATGGGGATGCAATCCAACCTTAGGGCGTTTTGTAGCGCGTTAAGCGAAATGACAGCCTATGAAGAGATCAATTCGGAAATATTCAATACAGCCGAGGCCATGAAAGAGGAAGCTGAAAAGGTTTCTGTAGGCATGGTCAGACACGTGGACGCGTCTGCGTATCAAAAGTCTTATGTAAAGGCCTACTATAAGCGTGAAGAAATCCTAGAACCTTATAAGGTATACAGAACACCTGTCGTAAGCGTTCAGGAAGAGCTTGTCGGAGACCTCTCCACAATTGAGCGTGTGGGTGATTTGAGCCTGATGACAAGGTTTGATGAGTTGCCCAACACCTTTAGGGGAATAGGCAAACACATATCGATTTTGATGTCCGAAGGGGCTCATCACCAGTTCATCAGACATCGTGCATTCGATCTGCATACGAAAATGCCTGATGTAAGGTATGGAATCCTGCTTCCTGAAGAGGTCGTCAAATCAGGAAATGAAACGATAACAGATAAGATCACCGATGAAATTGAAAGGGTATACAAAGCCTCTTGCCTTGTATACGAGTCGATGTGCGCGCAAGGACTTGATGCGCTGGCGCCTTATGCTGTGATCAACTGCAATATGAGAAGGGTCGATTTTTTTGGCAATGTGTACGGTCTTGCGCATTTTCTGACGTTAAGAAAAGAAAAGCACGCCCAAGATGAGATTAGAACGGTTGCCAATCGTATTCACGAGGCTTTTAAAGATGTTGAAGATAGATTTGAAGGACTGAAGTTTGATAAAAACGAAGAATGA
- a CDS encoding MgtC/SapB family protein codes for MTNTYELIIQLIVATILGGLVGHEREGLKRPAGFRTHILVCLGATIAVQTNGFLIMKYMGVLNVDPARLGAQVISGLGFLGAGTIIKEGSSVKGLTTAASLWTMGIIGLAVGSGFYIPAVIGTIVIYITLRQFQDMERKIKTRKGNTTLEIIVENRRGLLGDIGNSLSAAGIAIVSVSTVRLSETTEKILMDVTHPRGTDHSKLIILISQISSVISVTTD; via the coding sequence ATGACCAATACATATGAACTGATCATACAACTTATTGTCGCAACGATACTCGGCGGACTGGTAGGGCACGAACGGGAAGGACTCAAAAGACCGGCTGGATTCAGAACGCACATACTGGTGTGCCTTGGCGCGACGATCGCTGTGCAGACCAATGGATTTCTAATTATGAAATACATGGGAGTGCTCAACGTCGATCCGGCAAGACTCGGCGCTCAGGTGATCAGCGGCTTAGGTTTTTTGGGCGCAGGAACAATCATCAAGGAAGGCTCAAGTGTCAAAGGACTTACAACGGCCGCCAGTCTTTGGACGATGGGCATCATAGGTCTTGCCGTCGGTAGCGGATTTTACATACCTGCTGTCATCGGTACGATCGTCATCTATATCACACTTCGCCAGTTTCAGGATATGGAACGAAAAATCAAAACACGAAAAGGGAATACGACGCTTGAAATTATCGTAGAGAACAGGCGTGGACTTCTTGGAGATATCGGAAACTCTCTTTCTGCGGCAGGTATTGCGATCGTATCGGTTTCCACCGTCAGATTATCAGAAACCACTGAAAAAATACTGATGGATGTCACACATCCCAGGGGTACAGATCATTCAAAATTGATCATCCTGATTTCACAAATTTCAAGTGTGATTTCAGTGACAACCGATTAA
- the serS gene encoding serine--tRNA ligase translates to MLDIKFVRANPELVKENIKKKFQDEKLVLVDEVIDIDLKLRNAVTRAGELRGNRNKISKQIGGFMAKGLKEEAENAKMEVAALAKELAELEAVEAELSVVLREKMLIIPNIIEDSVPIGRSDADNVEVERIGDPKVPDFEVPYHVEIMERLKGIDLESARKTSGNGFYYFKGDVARLHSAVLAYARDFMIDRGFEYYIPPFMIRGDVVSGVMSFAERDNMMYKIEGEDLYLIGTSEHSMIGKFIDALMTEDELPQALTSYSPCFRKEVGAHGIEERGVYRIHQFEKQEMVVLCKPEDSKEWFEKMYKNTVEFFRTLDVPVRTLECCSGDLADLKVKSIDVEAWSPRQQKYFEVGSCSNLGDAQSRRLGIRVRTEENEKYFPHTLNNTVVAPPRMLIAFLENNLNEDGTVNIPEPLRIYMGGKAVIG, encoded by the coding sequence ATGTTAGATATCAAATTTGTGAGAGCGAATCCGGAACTGGTGAAAGAGAATATAAAAAAGAAGTTCCAGGATGAAAAGCTGGTACTGGTCGATGAAGTGATCGATATCGATCTGAAACTGAGAAATGCGGTTACAAGAGCTGGAGAACTTAGAGGCAATAGAAACAAAATCAGCAAGCAGATCGGCGGATTTATGGCAAAAGGACTCAAAGAAGAGGCTGAAAACGCCAAAATGGAAGTCGCAGCCCTTGCAAAAGAACTCGCAGAACTTGAAGCGGTAGAAGCTGAGCTATCTGTTGTGCTACGAGAAAAGATGCTCATCATTCCAAATATCATCGAAGACTCAGTGCCTATCGGCAGGAGTGATGCCGACAATGTCGAAGTGGAGAGAATCGGTGATCCTAAAGTACCTGACTTTGAAGTTCCATATCACGTAGAGATCATGGAAAGACTCAAAGGTATCGATCTTGAGAGCGCAAGAAAAACAAGTGGAAACGGCTTCTATTACTTTAAGGGTGATGTAGCAAGACTGCACTCAGCCGTTCTCGCCTACGCAAGAGACTTCATGATCGATAGGGGATTTGAGTATTATATCCCACCCTTCATGATCAGAGGCGATGTGGTGTCTGGTGTCATGAGTTTTGCAGAACGCGACAACATGATGTATAAGATCGAGGGTGAGGATTTGTACCTGATCGGCACAAGCGAACATTCTATGATCGGTAAGTTCATCGACGCGCTGATGACAGAAGATGAACTTCCGCAAGCGCTTACGAGTTATTCTCCGTGTTTTAGAAAAGAAGTCGGCGCCCATGGTATCGAGGAACGCGGCGTATACAGGATCCATCAGTTCGAGAAGCAGGAAATGGTGGTGCTTTGCAAACCTGAGGACAGTAAAGAATGGTTTGAAAAAATGTACAAGAACACAGTCGAGTTCTTCAGAACGCTTGACGTACCTGTAAGAACGCTTGAATGTTGCTCGGGAGACCTTGCGGACCTGAAGGTGAAAAGCATCGATGTCGAAGCATGGTCTCCAAGACAGCAAAAATACTTCGAAGTGGGTAGTTGCTCAAACCTGGGCGATGCGCAGTCAAGACGTTTGGGAATCAGGGTGAGAACGGAAGAAAACGAGAAATACTTCCCGCATACGCTTAACAACACGGTGGTGGCACCGCCAAGAATGCTGATCGCCTTCCTTGAAAACAACCTGAATGAAGATGGAACAGTCAATATTCCTGAGCCGCTAAGAATCTACATGGGCGGCAAAGCCGTCATCGGCTAA
- the asnS gene encoding asparagine--tRNA ligase: MAITQVRDIYKNKEAYADKAVTLQGWIRTNRGSKNFGFIELNDGTYYNNIQVVYDGELGNFEAITKFSIASGLEVEGVLVLTPDAKQPFEIKAERVTLVAGSESDYPLQKKRHTFEYLRTIAHLRPRSNTFSAMFRVRSLASFAFHEFFNTRGFVYVHTPIVTSSDCEGAGEMFQVSTLDMKNPPLVEGAIDYSKDFFGKQTSLTVSGQLAVEPFALAFKNVYTFGPTFRAENSNTARHAAEFWMLEPEMAFADLSDNMDLAEEMVKYVTKYLLENARPELEFFNDRIQKGLIDRLEKLVAADFGRVSYTEAVEKLLASGKEFEYPVAWGMDLQTEHERYLTEEIYKKPVFVTDYPKDIKSFYMRLNDDGKTVAACDMLVPGVGELIGGSQREERFDKLVERMEQMGLEKDEYDWYLDTRKYGGVYHSGYGLGFDRYLMYVTGMANIRDTQPYPRASKLADF; encoded by the coding sequence GTGGCTATAACACAAGTAAGAGACATTTACAAAAACAAAGAAGCATATGCTGATAAAGCAGTAACTTTACAAGGGTGGATCCGCACGAATCGCGGTTCTAAAAACTTTGGATTCATTGAACTCAATGACGGTACCTATTACAACAACATTCAAGTGGTCTATGATGGTGAACTTGGCAACTTTGAAGCGATTACAAAATTCAGCATCGCATCAGGACTTGAAGTAGAGGGCGTACTGGTATTGACACCGGATGCGAAACAGCCTTTTGAGATAAAAGCAGAGAGGGTGACGCTTGTCGCCGGTTCTGAAAGCGATTATCCGCTTCAAAAGAAGCGACATACCTTTGAATACCTTAGAACGATCGCGCACTTAAGACCGCGCAGCAACACGTTCTCTGCGATGTTCAGAGTGCGCTCGCTTGCTTCCTTCGCATTCCATGAATTCTTCAACACTAGAGGATTTGTGTACGTGCATACTCCAATCGTCACATCAAGCGACTGTGAAGGCGCTGGAGAGATGTTCCAAGTCTCTACGCTTGATATGAAAAACCCACCACTTGTGGAAGGGGCTATCGACTACAGCAAGGATTTCTTCGGCAAGCAGACTTCACTTACTGTTAGTGGCCAGTTGGCTGTAGAACCGTTCGCACTAGCCTTTAAGAACGTCTACACATTTGGACCGACATTCAGAGCGGAAAACTCGAATACGGCTCGCCATGCCGCAGAATTCTGGATGCTTGAGCCTGAGATGGCATTTGCCGATCTTAGCGACAACATGGACCTTGCGGAAGAAATGGTGAAATACGTCACTAAGTATCTTCTTGAAAACGCGCGACCAGAGCTTGAGTTCTTCAACGACAGAATTCAAAAGGGCCTGATCGACAGACTTGAAAAGCTTGTCGCAGCAGATTTCGGAAGAGTTTCGTACACAGAGGCTGTCGAAAAACTATTGGCTTCGGGTAAGGAATTCGAATATCCTGTGGCATGGGGCATGGACCTACAAACAGAGCACGAGCGTTACCTGACTGAGGAAATCTATAAAAAACCTGTATTCGTGACAGACTATCCAAAAGACATCAAGTCGTTCTACATGCGACTCAATGATGACGGTAAGACGGTTGCAGCCTGTGACATGCTCGTACCTGGTGTTGGAGAGTTGATCGGTGGTTCACAAAGGGAAGAACGCTTTGACAAGTTGGTGGAGCGTATGGAGCAGATGGGACTTGAAAAGGACGAATACGATTGGTACCTTGATACGCGTAAATACGGTGGAGTCTATCACTCGGGCTACGGTCTAGGTTTTGACAGATACCTTATGTATGTGACAGGCATGGCTAACATCAGAGATACGCAGCCGTACCCTAGAGCATCAAAACTTGCTGATTTTTAA